Proteins encoded in a region of the Anopheles aquasalis chromosome 2, idAnoAquaMG_Q_19, whole genome shotgun sequence genome:
- the LOC126571362 gene encoding DNA topoisomerase 3-beta isoform X1 — MRVALMVAEKPSLAASLAGILSNGKCSSRKGSNGACSVHEWTGQFRGETVRFKMTSVCGHIMGLEFVGKYNSWDRVDPAELFACPTEKKEATPNLRMPAFLAQEAKGCEYLILWLDCDKEGENICFEVMSAVSGSIHNVHSNRVTFRAKFSAITDKDIKYAMENLIHPNENEAKSVDARQELDLRIGCAFTRFQTKFFQGKYADLDASLISYGPCQTPTLGFCVQRHDEIQTFKPETFWYVQVTIGENPELKLDWHRVRVFDKEIACIYLNKVKEHKEALVEAVTSKEQTRARPQALNTVELMRAASAGLGIGPHTAMQLAEKLYTRGYISYPRTETTQYPANFDLVGVVRMLQPSNEFGEEAKAIARDMTTPKKGNDAGDHPPITPMRLATRNELESDCWRIYDYICRHFLGTVSRDLKYRSHTTKFRIGGELFTATTSVLLDPGFTKVMTWQSFAKNELGHQFTANEKVKINDIRLVESQTGPPDYLTESELISLMEKHGIGTDASIPVHINNICQRNYVTVGGGRTLTPTSLGIVLVHGYQKIDPELVLPTMRSAVEQQLNLISQGSADFRLVLKHAVEIFRLKFLYFVQNISNMDMLFEATFSSLCSSGKSLSRCGKCRRYMKYIQTKPPRLHCSTCDETYQLPVKGIVRLYREYKCPLDDFELVASTNGAKGKAFPLCPYCYNHPPFRDMQKSSGCNSCPHPTCAHSLSLLGVSSCFECDRGVLVLDCTMAPKTWRLVCNVCDVIINCFDDATKVTVEGKSIVRRFSISSNTYLSGRVCPVELQIHARSVAPSRSPLCTNRRRLLSLMVSRRKKDAFSALRISFLWLKSTKPLRCAAIRVVVAVAVVSGAEVVRVAVGVINRPKTRWHSWPPTLCSSWTSRYSDVFDDCWVDVEVVDAGFENAAKCTNAFPGKRTH; from the exons ATGAGGGTTGCACTGATGGTGGCCGAGAAGCCATCGCTGGCGGCTTCGCTTGCCGGCATTCTAAGCAACGGGAAGTGTTCGTCACGCAAAG GTTCGAACGGTGCTTGCTCAGTGCACGAGTGGACCGGTCAGTTCCGGGGAGAAACGGTTCGCTTCAAGATGACTTCCGTGTGCGGCCACATCATGGGTCTAGAGTTCGTGGGGAAGTACAACTCGTGGGATCGCGTCGATCCGGCCGAGCTGTTCGCCTGTCCgaccgagaagaaggaagcaacGCCTAACCTACGCATGCCCGCCTTCCTTGCGCAGGAAGCGAAGGGATGCGAATATCTGATCCTGTGGCTCGATTGTGACAAGGAAGGAGAGAACATCTGCTTCGAGGTGATGTCGGCCGTGTCCGGTTCGATACACAACGTGCACTCGAACCGTGTCACGTTCCGGGCCAAGTTCTCCGCCATCACCGACAAGGACATCAAGTACGCGATGGAAAATTTGATCCACCCGAACGAGAATGAGGCCAAATCGGTCGACGCCCGCCAGGAACTGGACCTGCGTATCGGCTGTGCCTTCACGCGTTTCCAGACCAAGTTCTTCCAGGGCAAGTACGCCGATCTCGATGCTTCGCTCATCTCGTATGGACCGTGCCAAACGCCGACCCTCGGTTTCTGCGTGCAGCGGCATGACGAGATACAAACGTTCAAACCGGAAACCTTCTGGTACGTGCAGGTAACGATAGGCGAGAATCCGGAGCTGAAACTCGACTGGCATCGGGTGCGCGTGTTTGATAAGGAAATCGCGTGCATCTACCTGAACAAGGTGAAGGAACACAAGGAAGCGCT GGTTGAAGCTGTTACCTCGAAGGAACAGACACGTGCTCGACCACAGGCTCTCAATACTGTCGAGCTGATGCGTGCAGCTAGTGCAGGATTGGGCATCGGACCTCATACCGCGATGCAGTTAGCTGAAAA ACTCTACACACGTGGATACATCAGCTACCCTCGAACAGAAACCACTCAGTATCCGGCCAACTTTGATTTGGT TGGCGTAGTACGTATGCTACAACCGTCGAATGAGTTCGGTGAGGAAGCGAAAGCAATCGCGCGCGATATGACAACGCCCAAGAAAGGCAATGATGCTGGCGACCATCCTCCTATCACACCGATGCGATTGGCCACCCGCAATGAGCTGGAAAGCGATTGTTGGCGCATTTACGATTACATCTGTCGCCACTTTCTCGGTACGGTGTCGCGCGATCTCAAGTACCGCTCGCACACGACCAAGTTCCGCATCGGAGGCGAACTGTTCACTGCCACGACGAGCGTGTTGCTTGATCCTGGATTCACTAAGGTCATGACGTGGCAAAGTTTCGCGAAAAATGAGCTAGGCCATCAGTTTACGGCGAACGAGAAGGTGAAGATCAACGACATTCGGCTCGTGGAAAGTCAAACCGGTCCACCAGATTACCTCACAGAATCGGAACTGATTTCGCTGATGGAAAAGCACGGCATCGGTACGGATGCATCGATTCCAGTGCAcatcaacaacatttgccaGCGAAATTACGTcacggtcggtggtggccgcacaCTGACGCCAACGAGTCTAGGGATCGTACTGGTACACGGCTATCAGAAG ATTGATCCGGAACTGGTACTGCCAACGATGCGCTCCGCCGTCGAGCAGCAGTTGAATCTCATTTCGCAGGGCTCAGCCGACTTTCGGCTCGTGCTGAAACATGCGGTCGAGATTTTCCGCCTGAAGTTCCTCTACTTCGTACAGAACATCAGCAACATGGATATGCTGTTCGAGGCGACCTTCTCGTCACTGTGCTCCTCTGGCAAATCGCTGTCCCGGTGTGGCAAGTGCCGCCGCTACATGAAGTACATCCAGACGAAACCGCCGCGGTTACACTGCTCGACGTGCGACGAAACGTACCAGCTACCGGTGAAGGGTATTGTGCGGTTGTACCGCGAGTACAAGTGTCCACTGGATGACTTCGAACTGGTTGCGTCCACGAACGGTGCAAAGGGCAAAGCGTTTCCCCTCTGTCCGTACTGCTACAATCATCCACCGTTCAGGGATATGCAGAAAAGCTCCGGTTGTAACAGCTGCCCGCATCCGACGTGCGCTCATTCGCTTTCGTTGCTCGGAGTGTCCAGTTGTTTCGAGTGTGaccgtggtgtgctggtgctggactgCACGATGGCACCGAAAACGTGGCGCCTGGTGTGCAACGTGTGTGACGTCATCATCAACTGTTTCGACGATGCTACCAAGGTGACGGTGGAAGGTAAGTCGATTGTCCGTCGATTCTCAATTTCATCAAACACTTACCTGTCGGGTCGGGTCTGTCCGGTGGAATTACAGATTCATGCGAGGAGTGTGGCGCCCAGCAGGTCACCGCTTTGTACAAACAGGAGAAGACTCCTTTCGCTGATGGTGTCACGGAGAAAAAAGGATGCATTTTCTGCTTTGCGGATTTCGTTCCTTTG GTTGAAAAGCACAAAGCCGTTGAGATGCGCCGCAATCAgggtggtcgtggccgtggccgtggtttcCGGGGCAGAGGTGGTAAGGGTGGCCGTGGGCGTAATAAACCGCCCAAAGACAAGATGGCACAGTTGGCCGCCTACTTTGTGTAGTTCGTGGACTTCTCGTTACTCGGATGTATTCGACGATTGCTGGGTCGACGTCGAAGTCGTCGATGCAGGATTCGAAAATGCAGCAAAATGTACCAACGCATTTCCAGGAAAACGTACTCATTGA
- the LOC126572056 gene encoding uncharacterized protein LOC126572056, producing MRYAEMEEFVNQVVFKMFGMRPLFEIQPSSFWKPLVNVCYQLLLLGLLIALQFFIYRMHLEQDFAGWFTSTTNLLTCVVILIQSLVSSRPLARLLLELREIETILGTSFFSTNASQNGPGARYSRTFYAVYAIGLLRGFFRTFLMIQLNVRSFWLALLLLTPALFILVRLNQQIQLTELIGTRLRCIADELSLLTGSADIGALGQASIATANTASGGHKMFRQRCHSIDVLQRTNCIFGRLQGCLHVLNDTFGWSTAAIVVCLFIFITFQLRYPFSPLPLYASLIDVLHAIICLFALCHCCAAAASKVADIERALLQPYHCQDSSALQDQINHWIVRLQLHRFVFTANGLYAIDYGLFCSTLAASATYIVIMFQFDQKSPEVAE from the exons ATGCGTTACGCCGAAATGGAAGAGTTTGTGAATCAGGTCGTGTTCAAGATGTTTGGAATGAGGCCCCTTTTTGAAATTCAACCTTCTAGCTTCTGGAAACCGCTGGTCAATGTGTGTTATCAGCTGCTCCTTCTTGGTCTGCTGATTGCCTTGCAATTCTTCATCTACCGGATGCACCTGGAGCAGGATTTCGCGGGCTggttcaccagcaccaccaatcTACTGACCTGTGTCGTGATCCTTATCCAGTCGCTGGTCTCATCGCGGCCCCTTGCCCgattgctgctggaactgcgGGAAATCGAAACCATCCTTGGAACATCGTTTTTCTCCACCAACGCATCACAGAACGGACCAGGGGCACGGTACAGCAGGACATTTTACGCTGTGTACGCTATCGGGTTGCTGCGTGGATTCTTCCGTACCTTTCTAATGATTCAACTCAACGTACGGTCCTTCTGGCTCGCCCTATTGCTTCTAACGCCCGCATTGTTTATCCTCGTGCGACTCAATCAGCAGATCCAGCTCACGGAACTGATCGGTACACGGCTCCGGTGCATTGCAGACGAACTTTCGTTGCTAACCGGTTCTGCTGACATTGGGGCGCTGGGTCAAGCAAGCATTGCCACTGCAAACACAGCCTCCGGAGGCCATAAAATGTTTCGGCAACGATGCCACTCCATAGATGTGCTGCAGCGGACGAATTGCATTTTTGGTCGATTGCAGGGCTGCTTGCATGTGCTGAACGATACGTTCGGATGGTCAACGGCAGCGATCGTCGTCTGCCTGTTCATCTTTATCACGTTTCAGCTGCGGTATCCCTTCAGTCCGCTTCCCCTTTATG CATCGCTGATCGATGTTCTCCATGCGATCATATGCTTGTTCGCGCTCTGTCACTGCtgcgcagctgcagcatccaaA GTTGCCGATATTGAGCGAGCTTTGCTACAACCATACCACTGTCAGGATTCGTCTGCTCTCCAGGATCAGATCAACCACTGGATCGTGCGTCTCCAACTGCACCGCTTCGTATTTACCGCCAATGGACTGTATGCTATCGATTATGGTCTGTTCTGCTCG ACGTTAGCGGCATCTGCGACGTACATCGTTATCATGTTCCAATTCGATCAAAAATCTCCCGAAGTAGCGGAATAG
- the LOC126571362 gene encoding DNA topoisomerase 3-beta isoform X2 produces the protein MRVALMVAEKPSLAASLAGILSNGKCSSRKGSNGACSVHEWTGQFRGETVRFKMTSVCGHIMGLEFVGKYNSWDRVDPAELFACPTEKKEATPNLRMPAFLAQEAKGCEYLILWLDCDKEGENICFEVMSAVSGSIHNVHSNRVTFRAKFSAITDKDIKYAMENLIHPNENEAKSVDARQELDLRIGCAFTRFQTKFFQGKYADLDASLISYGPCQTPTLGFCVQRHDEIQTFKPETFWYVQVTIGENPELKLDWHRVRVFDKEIACIYLNKVKEHKEALVEAVTSKEQTRARPQALNTVELMRAASAGLGIGPHTAMQLAEKLYTRGYISYPRTETTQYPANFDLVGVVRMLQPSNEFGEEAKAIARDMTTPKKGNDAGDHPPITPMRLATRNELESDCWRIYDYICRHFLGTVSRDLKYRSHTTKFRIGGELFTATTSVLLDPGFTKVMTWQSFAKNELGHQFTANEKVKINDIRLVESQTGPPDYLTESELISLMEKHGIGTDASIPVHINNICQRNYVTVGGGRTLTPTSLGIVLVHGYQKIDPELVLPTMRSAVEQQLNLISQGSADFRLVLKHAVEIFRLKFLYFVQNISNMDMLFEATFSSLCSSGKSLSRCGKCRRYMKYIQTKPPRLHCSTCDETYQLPVKGIVRLYREYKCPLDDFELVASTNGAKGKAFPLCPYCYNHPPFRDMQKSSGCNSCPHPTCAHSLSLLGVSSCFECDRGVLVLDCTMAPKTWRLVCNVCDVIINCFDDATKVTVEDSCEECGAQQVTALYKQEKTPFADGVTEKKGCIFCFADFVPLVEKHKAVEMRRNQGGRGRGRGFRGRGGKGGRGRNKPPKDKMAQLAAYFV, from the exons ATGAGGGTTGCACTGATGGTGGCCGAGAAGCCATCGCTGGCGGCTTCGCTTGCCGGCATTCTAAGCAACGGGAAGTGTTCGTCACGCAAAG GTTCGAACGGTGCTTGCTCAGTGCACGAGTGGACCGGTCAGTTCCGGGGAGAAACGGTTCGCTTCAAGATGACTTCCGTGTGCGGCCACATCATGGGTCTAGAGTTCGTGGGGAAGTACAACTCGTGGGATCGCGTCGATCCGGCCGAGCTGTTCGCCTGTCCgaccgagaagaaggaagcaacGCCTAACCTACGCATGCCCGCCTTCCTTGCGCAGGAAGCGAAGGGATGCGAATATCTGATCCTGTGGCTCGATTGTGACAAGGAAGGAGAGAACATCTGCTTCGAGGTGATGTCGGCCGTGTCCGGTTCGATACACAACGTGCACTCGAACCGTGTCACGTTCCGGGCCAAGTTCTCCGCCATCACCGACAAGGACATCAAGTACGCGATGGAAAATTTGATCCACCCGAACGAGAATGAGGCCAAATCGGTCGACGCCCGCCAGGAACTGGACCTGCGTATCGGCTGTGCCTTCACGCGTTTCCAGACCAAGTTCTTCCAGGGCAAGTACGCCGATCTCGATGCTTCGCTCATCTCGTATGGACCGTGCCAAACGCCGACCCTCGGTTTCTGCGTGCAGCGGCATGACGAGATACAAACGTTCAAACCGGAAACCTTCTGGTACGTGCAGGTAACGATAGGCGAGAATCCGGAGCTGAAACTCGACTGGCATCGGGTGCGCGTGTTTGATAAGGAAATCGCGTGCATCTACCTGAACAAGGTGAAGGAACACAAGGAAGCGCT GGTTGAAGCTGTTACCTCGAAGGAACAGACACGTGCTCGACCACAGGCTCTCAATACTGTCGAGCTGATGCGTGCAGCTAGTGCAGGATTGGGCATCGGACCTCATACCGCGATGCAGTTAGCTGAAAA ACTCTACACACGTGGATACATCAGCTACCCTCGAACAGAAACCACTCAGTATCCGGCCAACTTTGATTTGGT TGGCGTAGTACGTATGCTACAACCGTCGAATGAGTTCGGTGAGGAAGCGAAAGCAATCGCGCGCGATATGACAACGCCCAAGAAAGGCAATGATGCTGGCGACCATCCTCCTATCACACCGATGCGATTGGCCACCCGCAATGAGCTGGAAAGCGATTGTTGGCGCATTTACGATTACATCTGTCGCCACTTTCTCGGTACGGTGTCGCGCGATCTCAAGTACCGCTCGCACACGACCAAGTTCCGCATCGGAGGCGAACTGTTCACTGCCACGACGAGCGTGTTGCTTGATCCTGGATTCACTAAGGTCATGACGTGGCAAAGTTTCGCGAAAAATGAGCTAGGCCATCAGTTTACGGCGAACGAGAAGGTGAAGATCAACGACATTCGGCTCGTGGAAAGTCAAACCGGTCCACCAGATTACCTCACAGAATCGGAACTGATTTCGCTGATGGAAAAGCACGGCATCGGTACGGATGCATCGATTCCAGTGCAcatcaacaacatttgccaGCGAAATTACGTcacggtcggtggtggccgcacaCTGACGCCAACGAGTCTAGGGATCGTACTGGTACACGGCTATCAGAAG ATTGATCCGGAACTGGTACTGCCAACGATGCGCTCCGCCGTCGAGCAGCAGTTGAATCTCATTTCGCAGGGCTCAGCCGACTTTCGGCTCGTGCTGAAACATGCGGTCGAGATTTTCCGCCTGAAGTTCCTCTACTTCGTACAGAACATCAGCAACATGGATATGCTGTTCGAGGCGACCTTCTCGTCACTGTGCTCCTCTGGCAAATCGCTGTCCCGGTGTGGCAAGTGCCGCCGCTACATGAAGTACATCCAGACGAAACCGCCGCGGTTACACTGCTCGACGTGCGACGAAACGTACCAGCTACCGGTGAAGGGTATTGTGCGGTTGTACCGCGAGTACAAGTGTCCACTGGATGACTTCGAACTGGTTGCGTCCACGAACGGTGCAAAGGGCAAAGCGTTTCCCCTCTGTCCGTACTGCTACAATCATCCACCGTTCAGGGATATGCAGAAAAGCTCCGGTTGTAACAGCTGCCCGCATCCGACGTGCGCTCATTCGCTTTCGTTGCTCGGAGTGTCCAGTTGTTTCGAGTGTGaccgtggtgtgctggtgctggactgCACGATGGCACCGAAAACGTGGCGCCTGGTGTGCAACGTGTGTGACGTCATCATCAACTGTTTCGACGATGCTACCAAGGTGACGGTGGAAG ATTCATGCGAGGAGTGTGGCGCCCAGCAGGTCACCGCTTTGTACAAACAGGAGAAGACTCCTTTCGCTGATGGTGTCACGGAGAAAAAAGGATGCATTTTCTGCTTTGCGGATTTCGTTCCTTTG GTTGAAAAGCACAAAGCCGTTGAGATGCGCCGCAATCAgggtggtcgtggccgtggccgtggtttcCGGGGCAGAGGTGGTAAGGGTGGCCGTGGGCGTAATAAACCGCCCAAAGACAAGATGGCACAGTTGGCCGCCTACTTTGTGTAG
- the LOC126571378 gene encoding aldehyde dehydrogenase, mitochondrial, with translation MLRLLKPSAVRCAFSVTGTGCRQYSVPAPKSSPEILYTGIFINNEWHKSSSGKTFETINPSNKKVIAEIQQGSKADIDQAVTAAREAFRLGSPWRRMDASKRGQLLYRLADLMERDRVYLASLETLDNGKPYFMSYNADVPMAISNLRYYAGWADKNHGKVIPMDGEFFVYTRHEPVGVCGQIIPWNFPILMAAWKFGPALATGNTIILKPAEQTSLTALYLAQLTKEAGFPPGVINVVPGYGDAGAALVNHPDVDKVAFTGSTEVGKLIQQGAGASNLKRTTLELGGKSPNIILADADMKHAVETSHFGLFFNMGQCCCAGSRTFIEDKIYDEFVERSAERAQKRTVGNPFDLTTEHGPQVDKEQYEKILGLIDTGKQQGARLVAGGDKYPDLPGYFIQPTVFADVQDDMTIAKEEIFGPVQQLIRFKSLDEVIERANKTDYGLAAAVFSKDIDKVNYLVQGLRAGTVWVNTYNVLSAQAPFGGYKMSGHGRENGEYGLQAYTEVKSVITRIPVKNS, from the exons ATGCTGCGCTTGTTGAAACCGTCCGCCGTGCGTTGTGCATTCTCGGTCACCGGTACCGGCTGCCGGCAGTACTCGGTTCCGGCACCGAAGTCATCTCCCGAGATTCTTTACACCGGG ATCTTCATCAACAACGAGTGGCACAAGAGCTCGAGCGGCAAAACGTTTGAAACAATCAACCCTTCAAACAAGAAAGTGATTGCTGAAATCCAGCAGGGATCGAAGGCTGACATCGATCAAGCGGTCACCGCCGCAAGAGAAGCTTTCCG GCTCGGTTCGCCATGGCGACGTATGGATGCGTCGAAGCGTGGCCAGCTGTTGTACCGTTTGGCGGATCTGATGGAACGTGATCGTGTTTACTTGGCG AGCTTGGAGACTTTGGACAATGGCAAACCGTACTTCATGTCGTACAACGCGGATGTGCCGATGGCGATTAGCAATCTGCGCTACTATGCCGGCTGGGCCGATAAGAACCACGGAAAGGTGATACCGATGGACGGAGAGTTCTTTGTGTACACGCGCCACGAACCGGTCGGTGTGTGTGGCCAGATTATTCCCTGGAATTTCCCGATTCTGATGGCTGCTTGGAAGTTCGGTCCGGCGTTGGCTACCGGTAACACCATCATTCTGAAACCGGCCGAACAAACGAGCCTGACCGCGCTCTACCTAGCGCAGCTGACGAAGGAAGCCGGATTCCCACCGGGTGTCATCAATGTCGTACCCGGGTACGGGGATGCCGGCGCTGCGCTCGTCAATCATCCGGACGTAGACAAGGTGGCATTCACCGGATCGACTGAGGTTGGCAAATTGATCCAGCAGGGTGCCGGAGCGAGCAATTTGAAGCGCACCACCCTGGAGCTCGGTGGCAAGAGTCCGAACATCATTCTGGCCGATGCGGACATGAAGCACGCCGTGGAAACATCCCACTTTGGGCTGTTCTTCAACATGGGCCAGTGTTGTTGCGCTGGATCGCGTACATTCATCGAGGACAAGATCTACGATGAGTTTGTGGAGCGTAGTGCCGAGCGGGCTCAGAAGCGCACGGTCGGCAATCCGTTCGATTTGACCACCGAGCATGGGCCACAGGTCGATAAGGAGCAGTACGAAAAGATTCTCGGTCTCATTGATACGGGCAAGCAGCAGGGCGCACggttggtggccggtggtgacAAGTATCCCGATCTGCCCGGATACTTCATTCAACCGACCGTGTTCGCGGATGTGCAGGACGATATGACGATCGCAAAGGAGGAAATCTTCGGTCCGGTGCAGCAACTGATTCGCTTCAAATCGCTCGATGAGGTGATCGAGCGTGCCAACAAGACCGATTACGGGCTGGCGGCTGCCGTTTTTTCCAAGGACATCGACAAGGTAAACTATCTCGTGCAGGGACTGCGCGCCGGTACGGTTTGGGTGAACACGTACAACGTACTATCGGCACAGGCACCCTTCGGTGGCTACAAAATGTCGGGCCATGGGCGCGAAAACGGAGAGTACGGTCTGCAGGCGTACACTGAGGTGAAGAGTGTGATCACGCGTATCCCGGTGAAGAACTCGTAG